In Haloimpatiens massiliensis, the following are encoded in one genomic region:
- a CDS encoding XRE family transcriptional regulator, producing MPYLFFGNTTNLTFYFAEVKLLLTSLFNVSLDILVKGDLEKMKEEIKEEDIASFKKLSNIFAIFLLAMILLPIPLKMFIGNIGVAIWVLIAIGAIYYGIKVEKMKKNFDIQTYKEILNFVEGKDMGENEKNQEIGKRHYQKFLLAMGAALITFVVGVILYCVFYVLF from the coding sequence GTGCCATATTTATTTTTTGGTAATACTACCAATTTAACTTTTTATTTTGCAGAAGTTAAGTTACTATTAACCTCTCTTTTTAATGTATCCCTTGACATTTTAGTTAAAGGAGACCTTGAAAAAATGAAAGAGGAAATCAAAGAAGAAGACATTGCTAGTTTTAAAAAGTTAAGTAATATTTTTGCAATATTTTTATTAGCTATGATTTTGTTACCTATTCCACTTAAAATGTTCATTGGGAATATTGGTGTGGCAATTTGGGTATTGATCGCTATAGGTGCAATATATTATGGAATTAAAGTTGAAAAGATGAAAAAGAATTTTGATATCCAAACATATAAAGAAATTCTTAACTTTGTTGAGGGAAAAGATATGGGGGAAAATGAAAAAAATCAAGAAATTGGAAAGAGACACTATCAAAAGTTCTTACTAGCAATGGGAGCAGCTCTAATTACTTTTGTAGTTGGAGTGATTTTGTACTGTGTATTTTATGTATTGTTTTAA
- a CDS encoding IS701 family transposase yields MPSKFTNHIVSINDELYNYLNDVNYGMSKPQFHHISTIINGLINLDGTKSLLKISEYILAAKSSSSIYRFLSNSKWDDSLIDRNRINYLKLHFNKLIKPKSVGFLVIDDTVNPKTQAKKMQGLSYNHCHTEGKNLWSHCVVTSNFVAEDMSIPLNYKSYFNEENCKNHNKKFMSKPDIALGFINSFEKPSNCDKIYCLTDSWYTSEKLINGCILKGFNFIGALKSNRKISPLGISMQIKEFAKYINPSTLDVVTVEGKDYRVYKYEGKVSKIENALALICYEVDGDSFKEPVYLMSTDIELSNKAIIKYYLYRWNIETNYKYLKTHLGFDEYKVQCILSIERYFLLTFLAINFLEIYRLYNPKKLETIGDTIKSIKSLSAKELVRFVYEEAKNDIPLDTILAELKLVS; encoded by the coding sequence ATGCCAAGTAAATTTACTAATCATATTGTATCCATTAATGATGAACTTTACAATTACTTAAATGATGTAAATTATGGAATGAGTAAACCTCAATTTCATCATATATCCACTATTATTAATGGATTAATAAATTTAGATGGCACTAAATCTTTATTAAAGATTTCAGAATATATACTAGCTGCTAAAAGCAGCAGTTCCATATATAGATTTTTGAGTAACTCTAAATGGGACGATAGTCTCATAGATAGAAATCGTATTAATTATTTAAAACTACATTTTAATAAACTCATAAAGCCTAAATCCGTAGGATTCTTAGTTATAGATGATACTGTTAATCCAAAAACTCAAGCAAAGAAGATGCAAGGATTAAGCTATAATCATTGCCATACAGAAGGTAAAAATCTTTGGTCCCACTGTGTAGTTACTTCTAATTTTGTAGCAGAGGATATGTCTATTCCGCTAAACTATAAGTCTTATTTTAACGAAGAAAACTGCAAAAATCATAATAAAAAATTTATGAGTAAACCAGATATAGCTTTAGGTTTTATTAATTCTTTTGAAAAACCTTCTAACTGCGATAAAATATATTGTCTTACTGATAGTTGGTACACTAGCGAAAAGTTAATTAATGGTTGTATTTTAAAAGGTTTTAACTTTATTGGGGCTTTAAAATCTAATAGAAAAATCTCTCCATTAGGAATTTCAATGCAAATTAAGGAATTTGCTAAATATATAAATCCATCTACCTTAGATGTAGTTACCGTCGAAGGTAAGGATTATAGAGTATATAAATACGAAGGCAAAGTTTCAAAGATTGAAAATGCATTAGCCTTAATTTGCTATGAAGTTGATGGGGACAGCTTTAAAGAACCAGTATATCTAATGTCTACAGACATAGAACTTAGTAATAAAGCTATAATAAAATACTATCTATATAGATGGAACATTGAAACTAATTACAAATATCTTAAAACACACTTAGGTTTTGACGAATATAAAGTTCAATGTATACTCTCTATCGAGAGGTATTTTCTACTTACATTTTTAGCAATCAATTTTTTAGAGATTTATAGATTATATAATCCTAAAAAACTTGAAACCATTGGTGATACTATAAAGTCTATAAAAAGCCTATCGGCTAAAGAATTGGTGCGTTTTGTTTATGAGGAAGCTAAAAATGATATACCTTTAGACACAATACTTGCTGAATTAAAATTAGTTTCTTAA
- a CDS encoding lactate utilization protein yields the protein MDKNVKWFMEQRVAKTIENLEKNNMEGYFVQDEKELIEKIKGIVHEGSTVSVGGSMTLFETGIIEFLRNGKYKFLDRYEEGLNGEDIKKIYRESFFADSYFSSTNALTESGELFNIDGNGNRVAAMIYGPDQVIVIVGINKIVKDLREAEERVKNYAAPINAKRLNKDNPCTKVGHCVDCSAPGRICSHYVVMGKQNLGNKGRVKVIIVNKELGY from the coding sequence ATGGATAAAAATGTTAAGTGGTTTATGGAACAAAGGGTAGCAAAGACTATAGAAAATCTAGAAAAAAATAATATGGAAGGTTATTTTGTTCAAGATGAAAAAGAGCTTATAGAAAAGATAAAAGGAATTGTACATGAGGGTTCTACAGTATCAGTGGGCGGTTCCATGACATTATTTGAAACAGGAATTATAGAATTCTTAAGAAATGGTAAATATAAATTTCTAGATAGATATGAAGAAGGATTAAATGGAGAGGATATAAAAAAAATTTATAGAGAAAGCTTTTTTGCAGATTCATATTTTTCTTCTACTAATGCTTTAACTGAATCAGGAGAACTATTTAACATAGATGGAAATGGAAATAGAGTAGCTGCTATGATTTATGGACCGGATCAGGTAATAGTTATAGTAGGTATAAACAAAATAGTTAAAGATTTAAGGGAAGCAGAGGAGAGAGTTAAAAATTATGCGGCTCCTATAAATGCTAAAAGACTTAATAAGGATAACCCATGCACAAAGGTTGGACATTGTGTAGACTGTAGTGCACCAGGAAGAATTTGCAGCCATTATGTGGTTATGGGAAAACAGAATCTTGGAAATAAAGGAAGAGTTAAAGTTATTATTGTAAACAAAGAACTAGGATATTAA
- a CDS encoding putative ABC transporter permease subunit, giving the protein MSKCWLLIKLFLKTNKEGFQQNKKKSKFKLNEKLMYLILIIAFLPLAFMIGDMVSNFYEGLQVINQQGIILGIGFAIASLLIFFFGIFYCINTMYFARDVENILPLPFKPWEIVTAKFVTILIYEYLTEAIFMVPIIVVYGVKSGASVLYYLYSTIVFLTLPIVPLVISSIIVMLIMSFTGLAKNKDRFRKIGGILGLILILFMNSYMQKISQNSLEPEKLNQMIMERNNGFVNIVTKIFPSTKFAAFSAINSDNVSGILNLLIFLCISILSMFIFNIIAEKLYFKGAIGISETSSKRKKLSSKEFSKTTIKQSTLMSYTKKELKLLFRTPIYFYNCILMNFLWPVFFIIPMAVNSNLQIKELSTFGQRLNNPAIGGLVIAVAFSIVIFVAGTNGITSTAISREGKDIYVCKYIPVSFKTQIMAKILSGSIMGFVAELIMLIIAGIIIKVPAKLIIIIIILSFLAIAYVNMLGILIDLYHPKLNWENEQQAVKQNLNALFEMIISWVTIGALMFLVIKFELDLLYTILLIVGLFGIIDLVLYVIISSKGVKRFAKLGE; this is encoded by the coding sequence ATGAGTAAATGTTGGCTTTTAATAAAGTTATTTTTAAAAACTAATAAAGAAGGATTTCAGCAGAATAAGAAAAAAAGCAAATTTAAACTTAATGAAAAACTTATGTATTTAATTCTTATAATAGCATTTTTACCTTTAGCCTTTATGATAGGAGATATGGTATCTAATTTCTATGAGGGATTACAAGTTATCAATCAGCAAGGTATTATACTAGGCATAGGCTTTGCAATAGCTAGTTTATTAATATTTTTCTTTGGAATATTTTATTGTATAAATACCATGTATTTTGCTAGGGATGTAGAGAATATTTTACCATTACCTTTTAAACCTTGGGAAATTGTAACAGCAAAATTTGTAACAATTTTAATATATGAATATTTAACAGAAGCTATATTTATGGTTCCAATAATAGTAGTATACGGAGTAAAGAGTGGGGCATCAGTTTTATATTACTTATATAGTACAATTGTATTTTTAACATTACCTATAGTACCATTAGTTATTTCATCAATAATAGTAATGTTAATTATGAGTTTTACTGGTTTGGCAAAAAATAAGGATAGGTTTAGAAAAATAGGTGGGATTTTGGGATTAATTTTAATATTGTTCATGAATTCATATATGCAAAAAATTAGTCAAAATTCATTAGAGCCTGAAAAGTTAAATCAAATGATAATGGAAAGGAATAATGGGTTTGTAAATATAGTAACCAAAATATTCCCTTCGACTAAATTTGCAGCTTTTAGCGCTATAAATAGTGATAATGTAAGTGGGATTTTAAATTTACTTATATTCCTTTGTATAAGTATACTTTCAATGTTTATATTTAATATTATAGCAGAGAAATTATACTTTAAGGGAGCTATTGGTATTTCAGAAACCTCTTCAAAGAGAAAAAAATTAAGTTCTAAGGAGTTTAGTAAAACTACAATAAAACAATCAACTTTAATGTCTTACACCAAAAAAGAATTAAAATTATTATTTAGAACTCCAATATATTTTTATAACTGTATATTAATGAATTTTTTATGGCCAGTGTTTTTTATAATTCCAATGGCAGTAAATTCAAATTTACAAATTAAAGAGCTTTCAACTTTTGGGCAGCGTCTTAATAATCCAGCTATTGGTGGATTGGTAATAGCAGTAGCTTTTTCAATAGTAATTTTTGTTGCAGGAACCAATGGTATAACATCTACAGCAATATCTAGGGAAGGAAAAGATATATATGTTTGCAAGTATATACCAGTATCTTTTAAAACTCAAATAATGGCTAAAATTTTATCAGGATCTATTATGGGGTTTGTTGCAGAACTTATAATGCTCATAATTGCAGGAATTATAATTAAAGTACCTGCAAAACTCATCATAATAATAATAATTTTATCATTTCTAGCTATAGCTTATGTGAATATGCTTGGTATATTAATTGATTTATACCATCCTAAGTTAAATTGGGAAAATGAACAGCAAGCAGTAAAGCAAAACTTAAATGCATTATTTGAAATGATAATTTCCTGGGTAACTATAGGAGCCTTAATGTTTTTAGTAATAAAATTTGAATTAGATTTATTATATACTATATTATTAATAGTAGGACTTTTTGGCATAATAGATTTAGTTCTATATGTTATAATAAGTTCAAAAGGTGTAAAGAGATTTGCTAAATTAGGTGAGTAG